Sequence from the Candidatus Woesearchaeota archaeon genome:
ATACTTTAGGAAGCCCTCGTCATCCCGCTTTTTTATGAGCGCAATTGCATTTGTGTCAAGCTCGTAAAGATTCTTCTCAACTTCAAGAGTGAATGGCATGTATCTGTAATTGTGCCCGTAGTGCGTGAAGTCAGAGCTTACTATAATCATAACCTTCTTCCCGCTCTCAATTATGGTTTCCTTAAGGTCTATTGCAAGCTTCTTGTAGTCAATGTCTTCTGACACAACAAGGGGTAAAATCTTAATTCTGTTTATCTCACTCTTATCCACAAACTGCAGGAAGGGCAGCTGCACCTCGACAGAATGCTCGTCTGCATGGGCAAGCTCGTTTTCCTTCAGCCCTGACTTTTTCATAAGGGCTTCTGCAAAAATCTTGTCAACCCGCACTTCTGA
This genomic interval carries:
- the amrB gene encoding AmmeMemoRadiSam system protein B, whose protein sequence is FAGRKGPGALPINKRKGKILAAICPHAGYVYSGMCAAWAYKAIGEAEIPDLYIIIGTAHTGFGSGISTEMWKTPFSEVRVDKIFAEALMKKSGLKENELAHADEHSVEVQLPFLQFVDKSEINRIKILPLVVSEDIDYKKLAIDLKETIIESGKKVMIIVSSDFTHYGHNYRYMPFTLEVEKNLYELDTNAIALIKKRDDEGFLKYVEETGATICGALPIALMLRTVRFSKAELLQYYQSGDLTGDYKNTVGYASIIFR